GATCAAGCCCCGAGGTTCAAGGAAGAAATCCCAGAAGCCTGTTGATTCCAAGTCCTGCTCATCTTCCAGACGATACAAATCAACGTGATCGATACGTCTGTCTATAACCTCGTAACAGTTGTGAATAGCAAAACTCGGGGAGCAGGCCTCGTGGGCACCCAGGGCTTCAACCAAATACCTCACCAACTGGGTCTTTCCCACCCCAACCGGACCAGTAAGTAACAGAACCTCCCGGTCGGACAAACTCGGAACCAGAACCTGTTGGACCCACTCTCTGTACTGATCAAGATTTTCGATGATTTTTGGACCGGACATCAACATCTCTTTACAACACTAAAGTTCCGCCGGCAATACGTCCGATCAAGCTGGGCAAATGATCCCTTAAATCTGACGCCATCAGAGTTCGGCGGTC
This is a stretch of genomic DNA from Pseudobdellovibrionaceae bacterium. It encodes these proteins:
- the tsaE gene encoding tRNA (adenosine(37)-N6)-threonylcarbamoyltransferase complex ATPase subunit type 1 TsaE, whose amino-acid sequence is MSGPKIIENLDQYREWVQQVLVPSLSDREVLLLTGPVGVGKTQLVRYLVEALGAHEACSPSFAIHNCYEVIDRRIDHVDLYRLEDEQDLESTGFWDFFLEPRGLIIIEWAERLDSDYLPPGWTLRQVDLAFIDEGQESQRRSVNLLELRPRSN